From one Longimicrobium sp. genomic stretch:
- a CDS encoding putative bifunctional diguanylate cyclase/phosphodiesterase: MSTRQPLPDDDETGGLLRAMQQREDWFRAVFEGSAMGIAVVDMQGRVIEANTPFQRIVGRTAGELKDTPFVDLDHPDDRERNQAQFKRLVTGHISNYQMELRYVDRAGEPFPVRLTTSVVRAADGRARFCVAMVDDLTQRTRAEEEREELEERLRHLALHDPLTGLPNRVLLAERMTECVTSLKSEPGSHCGVLFLDLDRFKNVNDSLGHGVGDEMLRQVAVRLATCGRPGDTVARFGGDEFIIFLSRVTGREEALAVAAQVREVLSAPLELGSYRTYTSASIGIALTESTDESPDELLRNADMAMYHARAVGGSRTAVFDASMHKAVLERLGLENDLRAALTRSELRLFFQPIVSLRTGEVVACEALARWEHPIHGRVPPDRFISLAEDTGLIGPLGSWVLGEAARQLAEWRATLPMAAKLEVTVNLSPAQLREPGLVDEVADTLGEHGLPPAALKLELTESSLVEDPATAAGVLRALKKRQVQVYLDDFGTGYSSLSTLHRLPLDALKIDRSFVAGMDGGTTGAHKGAEIVRTIVALARSLGVRVVGEGVESHEQLAALHALGCDFAQGYLISQPLPADEFAESFLTGDPPLAWREGHRFL, from the coding sequence ATGTCAACACGCCAGCCGCTTCCCGACGACGACGAGACGGGGGGCCTTCTGCGCGCCATGCAGCAGCGCGAAGACTGGTTCCGCGCCGTGTTCGAGGGCTCGGCCATGGGCATCGCGGTGGTCGACATGCAGGGCCGGGTGATCGAGGCGAACACGCCGTTCCAGCGCATCGTGGGCCGCACCGCCGGGGAGTTGAAGGACACGCCCTTCGTGGACCTGGACCACCCCGACGACCGCGAGCGCAACCAGGCGCAGTTCAAGCGCCTGGTGACGGGGCATATCTCCAACTACCAGATGGAGCTGCGCTACGTGGACCGCGCCGGAGAGCCATTTCCGGTGCGGCTGACCACGTCCGTCGTTCGCGCGGCGGACGGCCGCGCGCGCTTCTGCGTGGCGATGGTGGACGACCTGACGCAGCGCACCCGCGCCGAGGAAGAGCGCGAGGAGCTGGAGGAACGGCTTCGGCACCTGGCGCTTCACGATCCGCTGACCGGGCTTCCCAACCGCGTGCTGCTGGCCGAGCGGATGACGGAGTGCGTCACGTCGCTCAAGTCCGAGCCGGGTTCGCACTGCGGGGTGCTGTTCCTGGACCTCGACCGCTTCAAGAACGTCAACGACTCGCTGGGCCACGGCGTGGGCGACGAGATGCTGCGGCAGGTGGCCGTCCGGCTCGCCACCTGCGGCCGCCCCGGCGACACGGTGGCGCGCTTCGGCGGCGACGAGTTCATCATCTTCCTGTCGCGCGTCACCGGGCGCGAGGAGGCGCTGGCGGTGGCGGCCCAGGTGCGCGAGGTACTTTCGGCGCCGCTGGAGCTGGGCAGCTACCGCACCTACACCAGCGCCAGCATCGGCATTGCGCTCACCGAGTCGACGGACGAGTCGCCCGACGAGCTGCTGCGCAACGCCGACATGGCCATGTACCACGCCCGGGCCGTGGGCGGAAGCCGCACGGCGGTGTTCGACGCGTCCATGCACAAGGCCGTGCTGGAGCGCCTGGGGCTGGAGAACGACCTTCGCGCGGCGCTCACCCGCAGCGAGCTGAGGTTGTTCTTTCAGCCCATCGTCTCGCTGCGCACGGGCGAGGTGGTGGCGTGCGAGGCGCTGGCGCGATGGGAGCACCCCATTCACGGCCGCGTGCCCCCGGACCGCTTCATCAGCCTGGCCGAAGACACGGGGCTCATCGGCCCGCTGGGCTCGTGGGTGCTGGGCGAGGCCGCGCGGCAGCTGGCCGAGTGGCGCGCCACGCTTCCCATGGCCGCCAAGCTCGAGGTGACGGTGAACCTGTCGCCGGCGCAGCTGCGCGAGCCCGGCCTGGTCGACGAAGTGGCCGACACGCTGGGCGAGCACGGCCTGCCCCCCGCCGCGCTCAAGCTGGAGCTGACCGAAAGCTCACTGGTGGAAGACCCCGCGACGGCCGCCGGCGTGCTGCGAGCGCTCAAGAAGCGCCAGGTGCAGGTGTACCTGGACGACTTCGGCACCGGGTACAGCAGCCTGAGCACGCTTCACCGGCTGCCGCTGGATGCGCTGAAGATCGACCGCTCGTTCGTGGCGGGAATGGACGGCGGCACCACGGGGGCGCACAAGGGCGCCGAGATCGTGCGGACCATCGTGGCCCTGGCGCGCAGCCTGGGTGTGCGCGTCGTCGGCGAAGGGGTGGAGTCGCACGAGCAGCTGGCGGCCCTCCATGCCCTCGGGTGCGACTTCGCGCAGGGCTACCTGATCTCGCAGCCGCTCCCCGCGGACGAGTTCGCCGAGTCCTTTCTGACGGGCGATCCGCCGCTGGCGTGGCGCGAGGGCCATCGCTTCCTGTAA
- a CDS encoding Ig-like domain-containing protein, translating to MLLIATRRNLRAWTSRAPLARGAAAVVAAIVLLAGGACRDTSGPDTRVTAVSVTAPATTVEAGATLQLSAAALTRAGMPVAGKTFTWASGSGSATVGAAGLVTAVSPGSVVITATETGSGKSGTITLTVTPAAAASVTVSPESAQLDQGSTRTLVATVRDARGNVLAGRSVSWSSANPAVASVDGSGVVTAVAAGGPVAITATVEGRSASAQVTVAARIATRVQVTPRFLVVDAAATAPLAAAAFDAAGTAIPDPRPTWTTTAAAVATVGADGSVRGVAAGLAGVAAQVNGAADTALVAVLGPSTLLATAFAGGQPKLAVRPGQTVVVAVVLDLSRVSAAGNLGAAQFDLVYDPAVLGFQSAQAGVSGSVATHVPTPGVFKFSFAATEPQNTPRPTLVTVTFQVAAGAQPGTERAFSLTWTAPPASTGFHVYGIPLSAGGRVLVVAP from the coding sequence ATGCTCCTTATCGCCACCCGCCGCAATTTGCGCGCATGGACCTCGCGCGCGCCCCTCGCCAGGGGGGCGGCCGCAGTGGTCGCCGCCATCGTCCTGCTGGCGGGCGGTGCCTGCCGTGACACCTCCGGCCCCGACACCCGGGTGACGGCGGTTTCCGTCACGGCCCCCGCGACGACGGTGGAGGCCGGCGCCACCCTGCAGCTGTCGGCCGCGGCGCTGACCCGCGCGGGCATGCCGGTGGCCGGAAAGACCTTCACCTGGGCCAGCGGAAGCGGCTCGGCGACGGTCGGGGCGGCTGGGCTGGTGACGGCCGTTTCGCCCGGAAGCGTCGTGATCACGGCCACCGAAACCGGGTCCGGCAAGTCGGGGACGATCACCCTGACGGTGACCCCCGCGGCCGCCGCCTCGGTGACGGTTTCACCCGAGTCCGCGCAGCTGGACCAGGGCTCCACGCGAACGCTGGTGGCCACCGTGCGCGACGCCCGGGGCAACGTGCTGGCCGGGCGGAGCGTTTCGTGGAGCAGCGCCAATCCCGCCGTCGCGTCGGTCGATGGGTCGGGCGTGGTGACGGCGGTGGCGGCGGGCGGGCCGGTGGCCATCACCGCCACCGTGGAGGGACGCAGCGCCTCGGCGCAGGTGACGGTGGCGGCGCGTATCGCCACACGGGTGCAGGTTACTCCCCGGTTCCTGGTGGTGGACGCGGCGGCGACCGCGCCGCTGGCCGCGGCGGCCTTCGACGCGGCGGGCACGGCCATCCCCGACCCGCGGCCCACCTGGACCACGACCGCCGCGGCGGTGGCCACGGTGGGGGCCGACGGGAGCGTGCGCGGCGTGGCGGCGGGACTGGCCGGTGTGGCGGCGCAGGTGAACGGCGCCGCGGACACGGCCCTCGTCGCGGTGCTGGGCCCGTCGACGCTGCTCGCCACGGCCTTCGCGGGCGGCCAGCCGAAGCTGGCGGTGCGGCCCGGCCAGACGGTCGTGGTCGCGGTGGTCCTGGACCTTTCGCGGGTGAGCGCCGCGGGCAACCTGGGAGCCGCGCAGTTCGACCTCGTGTACGACCCCGCGGTGCTCGGCTTCCAGTCGGCCCAGGCGGGGGTGAGCGGGTCCGTAGCCACCCACGTGCCCACCCCCGGTGTCTTCAAGTTCAGCTTCGCGGCGACCGAGCCGCAGAACACGCCGCGGCCCACGCTGGTCACCGTGACCTTCCAGGTGGCAGCCGGCGCGCAGCCCGGCACCGAGCGCGCCTTTTCGCTCACCTGGACGGCACCGCCCGCGAGCACCGGGTTCCACGTGTACGGCATCCCGCTTTCGGCCGGTGGCCGCGTTCTCGTCGTGGCACCCTAG
- a CDS encoding Ig-like domain-containing protein, translating to MPRPLLYAFALALALVSGTAAPLAGQAAPALRGDVNQDGQITALDALAILSHTVGRPLPAGFRIMPNGDNNGDGQITAVDALIGLSYTVDRDVSQFPIGQPLPVLAAAVAVAPDSLALATGDTATLRATARDAAGTVLQGRSAAWSSTAPSVARVDSLGRVTALSAGTAIIRAVVDSASGEARVSVTAVATALQVVGGQGQEAPAGSALPQPLTVRVVDALGNPVAGVAVAWSPAQGGTAAPGTSTTDAAGNASTAWTLAPAAGAQQLTATAGTLSAQFTATATSAGLTLVKTAGDVAADTAGSAQGVTVEARDAAGRPVTGVAVSWTVVDGGGSVTPAESVTGTGGASATWTRGVAPGTQTLRAATASGATVVFSTTVTAGAPSQLVKSSGDGQRARVGQPLPAPLVARVVDRNGNGVANAAVAWTVVSGGGSVNGGTPTDSAGYTQASAVLGPQTGEQRFSVAAAGLAAVFTAQADSAVAASLSVLPETVRLGAYGDTARLIAEVRDSAGAPIAGKRITWLSRDVGIASVDSTGLVSATGLGVTWIVAQTGNLADSTYVNADLGGSLERLEVTPSADTVTVVGGTVQLTATVRDTSGNVIAVSGVVWTTVSGPGTVTQAGLVTTSGTGGSALVSARYGELADTATIVIAPVPARLVVSPDSVRVTADGDVVARPTSVLLDSLGTVLHTDPAGSPYDASIQWRTLDTAIAVVEADTASAYDGVRVVGRSAGVTYVVATFGSLADTAKVASVAPAPLTFRPESLTGEIGFCALSTRGDAWCTGTGTDGLVPGGHVWTDFSRGYDASCGVTTGGETYCQGTLPGAGATHTRLVANPGFTQVTVGRSFACGLTGSGQAFCWGRNNTGALGVGDLTARQSPTPVLGGRAYQRIVAGDNGTCAITLDGVGECWGTFRNLPQTSVPVVRVASNAVDVAAGRVHCFRLGSGGNTCGSFSAGVTPPTFVRMSGGGETTCAVDTEGRLWCVEFFNQIWDLRGSMDAGGVAVSYSQQPAIITRQGQWAAFPP from the coding sequence ATGCCCCGCCCGCTCCTGTATGCCTTCGCGCTTGCCCTGGCGCTCGTGTCCGGCACCGCCGCCCCCCTTGCGGGGCAGGCGGCTCCGGCCCTGCGCGGCGACGTAAACCAGGACGGGCAGATCACCGCGCTGGACGCCCTGGCCATCCTGTCGCACACGGTGGGGCGCCCCCTGCCAGCCGGCTTCCGGATCATGCCGAACGGCGACAACAACGGAGACGGGCAGATCACCGCGGTCGACGCGCTGATCGGGCTGAGCTACACGGTGGACCGCGACGTGTCGCAGTTCCCCATCGGCCAGCCGCTCCCGGTGCTCGCCGCCGCCGTTGCCGTGGCTCCCGACAGCCTGGCGCTCGCCACGGGCGACACCGCCACGCTGCGGGCGACCGCGCGCGACGCGGCGGGAACGGTTCTGCAAGGCCGTTCCGCCGCATGGTCCAGCACGGCGCCGTCGGTGGCGCGGGTGGACAGCCTGGGCCGGGTGACGGCGCTGAGCGCGGGCACGGCCATCATCCGCGCCGTGGTAGACTCCGCCAGCGGTGAGGCGCGGGTGAGCGTAACGGCGGTCGCGACGGCCCTGCAGGTCGTTGGGGGGCAGGGGCAGGAGGCGCCCGCGGGTTCGGCGCTCCCGCAGCCGCTGACGGTGCGCGTGGTGGACGCGCTGGGCAACCCCGTGGCGGGCGTGGCCGTCGCATGGAGCCCTGCGCAGGGGGGAACCGCTGCTCCCGGCACCTCCACCACCGACGCGGCGGGGAATGCCTCCACGGCGTGGACGCTGGCCCCGGCGGCCGGCGCCCAGCAGCTCACCGCGACGGCGGGCACCCTCTCCGCCCAGTTCACGGCCACCGCGACCTCGGCAGGCCTGACGCTGGTGAAGACGGCGGGCGACGTGGCGGCGGACACCGCGGGATCGGCCCAGGGGGTGACGGTGGAGGCCCGCGACGCGGCCGGGCGGCCGGTGACCGGCGTCGCCGTCTCGTGGACGGTCGTGGACGGCGGCGGCTCGGTCACTCCCGCGGAATCCGTGACCGGGACCGGGGGCGCGAGCGCCACGTGGACGCGCGGAGTGGCGCCGGGCACGCAGACGCTGCGCGCCGCCACGGCGTCGGGCGCCACGGTCGTCTTCAGCACCACCGTCACGGCCGGGGCACCGTCGCAGCTCGTGAAGTCGTCCGGCGACGGACAGCGCGCCCGGGTGGGCCAGCCGCTCCCCGCGCCGCTGGTGGCCCGGGTGGTGGACCGCAACGGGAACGGCGTGGCGAACGCCGCCGTGGCGTGGACGGTGGTCTCGGGAGGCGGCAGCGTGAACGGCGGTACGCCGACCGACTCGGCCGGCTACACGCAGGCGTCCGCCGTGCTGGGGCCGCAGACGGGCGAACAGCGGTTTTCGGTGGCCGCCGCCGGGCTTGCGGCGGTCTTCACGGCGCAAGCGGATTCGGCGGTGGCGGCGAGCCTGTCGGTGCTTCCCGAAACCGTTCGCCTGGGTGCGTACGGCGACACGGCCCGGCTGATCGCGGAGGTGCGGGACTCGGCCGGGGCGCCCATCGCCGGGAAGCGGATCACCTGGCTTTCCCGTGACGTGGGGATCGCCTCGGTCGATTCCACGGGCCTGGTTTCCGCCACCGGCCTGGGCGTTACCTGGATCGTGGCGCAGACCGGGAACCTGGCCGATTCCACCTACGTGAACGCCGACCTGGGCGGCAGCCTCGAGCGCCTCGAGGTCACCCCTTCTGCGGACACCGTGACGGTCGTGGGCGGCACCGTGCAGCTGACGGCCACGGTGCGCGACACCAGCGGAAACGTGATCGCGGTGTCCGGGGTGGTGTGGACCACCGTCTCCGGGCCGGGGACGGTGACGCAGGCGGGGCTCGTCACCACCAGCGGGACGGGCGGAAGCGCGCTCGTCTCCGCGCGCTACGGCGAGCTGGCCGACACCGCGACGATCGTGATCGCGCCGGTGCCGGCACGGCTGGTGGTGAGCCCCGACTCGGTCCGCGTGACCGCCGACGGTGACGTGGTGGCCCGGCCCACCTCGGTGCTCCTGGATTCGCTGGGCACCGTCCTCCACACCGACCCGGCTGGCAGTCCCTACGACGCGTCGATCCAGTGGCGAACGCTCGACACCGCCATCGCCGTGGTGGAAGCCGACACCGCTTCGGCGTACGACGGGGTGCGTGTGGTGGGGCGCTCCGCGGGCGTCACGTACGTGGTCGCGACCTTCGGGTCGCTGGCCGACACGGCGAAGGTGGCCTCGGTCGCCCCGGCCCCGCTCACCTTCCGCCCCGAATCCCTCACCGGGGAGATCGGGTTCTGCGCCCTGAGCACCAGGGGCGACGCGTGGTGCACGGGAACGGGCACCGACGGCCTGGTGCCCGGCGGCCACGTGTGGACCGATTTCTCGCGCGGCTACGACGCGTCGTGCGGGGTGACCACCGGAGGAGAAACCTACTGCCAGGGCACCCTTCCGGGCGCGGGGGCCACCCACACGCGGCTGGTGGCGAACCCCGGGTTCACGCAGGTGACGGTGGGCCGCTCCTTCGCCTGCGGCCTTACCGGGTCCGGACAGGCATTCTGCTGGGGGCGCAACAATACGGGCGCGCTCGGCGTGGGCGACCTGACCGCGCGCCAGTCGCCCACGCCCGTCCTCGGCGGACGGGCCTACCAGCGGATCGTGGCGGGGGACAACGGCACCTGCGCCATCACCCTCGACGGGGTGGGCGAGTGCTGGGGAACGTTCCGCAACCTCCCGCAGACCAGCGTTCCGGTCGTCCGGGTTGCCTCGAACGCGGTGGACGTCGCGGCCGGCAGGGTGCACTGTTTCCGCCTCGGCAGCGGTGGTAACACCTGCGGCAGCTTCAGCGCGGGCGTCACGCCTCCCACCTTCGTGCGGATGTCGGGCGGCGGCGAAACCACCTGCGCGGTGGATACCGAGGGCCGCCTGTGGTGCGTCGAGTTCTTCAACCAGATCTGGGACTTGAGAGGCTCCATGGATGCCGGCGGAGTCGCCGTGAGCTACAGCCAGCAGCCGGCCATCATCACCCGGCAGGGCCAGTGGGCGGCGTTCCCGCCGTAA